A stretch of Brevundimonas naejangsanensis DNA encodes these proteins:
- the rodA gene encoding rod shape-determining protein RodA, translating to MTASALTRPGERERLSVKLGQIDWRLVILVTIVSGVGALMLYSVGKQSWQPWAANHLIRFGVSAVLMLILALISLRWWYRLAYPIYFVALFLLVCVELFGYTAMGATRWLDIGVTRIQPSEIMKIGVVLALARWYHGASAQDARLSWKLLWPVTIIGAPFLLVAHQPDLGSAMLIGLTGAAIMFMAGLSWRIIGAAAIAAMVLVPPYIMFGMHEYQRHRVLTFLNPEADMSDKGYQIVQSKIAMGSGGLLGKGFGLGSQSQLEFLPEKQTDFIFAAMAEEFGLVGSVGLLACYVAIILISLRIASLSHSHFGRLAAAGVTATFAVYVLINGAMVMGLAPVVGVPMPLLSYGGTVMLTVMIGFGLVMAVKVNRYAELPKGHGLF from the coding sequence ATGACCGCCTCGGCCCTGACCCGCCCCGGCGAGCGCGAACGCCTTTCAGTCAAGTTGGGCCAGATCGACTGGCGGCTGGTCATCCTGGTGACCATCGTCTCCGGCGTCGGCGCGTTGATGCTCTATTCGGTGGGCAAGCAGTCGTGGCAGCCGTGGGCGGCCAACCATCTGATCCGTTTCGGCGTCTCGGCGGTGCTGATGCTGATCCTGGCGCTGATCAGCCTCCGTTGGTGGTATCGGCTGGCCTATCCGATCTATTTCGTTGCTCTGTTCCTGCTCGTCTGCGTTGAGTTGTTCGGATACACGGCGATGGGGGCGACGCGCTGGCTGGACATCGGCGTCACCCGCATCCAGCCGTCCGAGATCATGAAGATCGGCGTCGTTCTGGCCCTGGCCCGCTGGTATCACGGCGCCTCGGCCCAGGACGCCCGGCTCAGTTGGAAGCTGCTCTGGCCCGTGACGATCATCGGCGCGCCCTTTCTGCTGGTGGCGCACCAGCCGGACCTCGGCTCGGCCATGCTGATCGGCCTGACGGGGGCGGCCATCATGTTCATGGCAGGCTTGAGCTGGCGGATCATCGGCGCGGCGGCCATCGCCGCCATGGTGCTGGTGCCGCCCTACATCATGTTCGGCATGCACGAGTACCAGCGCCACCGCGTGCTGACCTTCCTGAACCCCGAGGCCGACATGTCGGACAAGGGCTATCAGATCGTCCAGTCCAAGATCGCCATGGGTTCCGGCGGCCTGCTGGGCAAGGGCTTCGGCCTGGGCAGCCAGAGCCAGCTGGAGTTCCTGCCCGAGAAGCAGACTGACTTCATCTTCGCCGCCATGGCCGAGGAATTCGGTCTGGTGGGATCGGTGGGCCTGCTGGCCTGCTATGTGGCCATCATCCTGATCAGCCTGCGGATCGCCTCCCTGTCGCACAGCCACTTCGGCCGTCTGGCGGCGGCGGGGGTGACGGCCACCTTCGCCGTCTATGTGCTGATCAACGGGGCCATGGTCATGGGTCTGGCGCCTGTGGTGGGCGTGCCCATGCCGCTGCTGTCCTATGGCGGCACCGTCATGCTGACGGTCATGATCGGCTTCGGCCTGGTGATGGCGGTCAAGGTCAATCGTTACGCCGAATTGCCCAAGGGACACGGCCTCTTCTGA
- a CDS encoding TVP38/TMEM64 family protein codes for MRRVVDFLLNMEARRWRTLAVSVLLLGGIVVLFAFGKSHLALGAEHRLESWLAGYRVGPWGLIAAIVVFTLSAFIGVPQFLLIAACVVAFGPWFGFLYSWIATVGSAAVTYWLGRGPTARTLERLGGGTVERIRNFVGRNAFSASFIIRNVPSAPFIVVNMAFGAVRASFPAYLAGCALGVLPKTALVAFFGGSFMAAVSGDGVWTSLILAAVAVAWLVLMLAVREWVKRREAARNL; via the coding sequence ATGCGAAGAGTCGTCGATTTTCTGCTGAACATGGAGGCGCGGCGCTGGCGGACCCTGGCGGTCAGCGTGCTGCTGCTGGGCGGAATCGTCGTGCTGTTCGCCTTTGGCAAAAGCCATCTGGCCCTGGGCGCGGAACACCGGCTGGAGTCCTGGCTGGCGGGCTATCGCGTCGGGCCGTGGGGATTGATCGCGGCCATCGTGGTCTTCACCCTGTCGGCCTTCATCGGCGTGCCGCAGTTCCTGCTGATCGCGGCCTGCGTCGTGGCCTTCGGGCCGTGGTTCGGCTTTCTGTACAGCTGGATCGCGACGGTGGGCTCGGCGGCGGTCACCTATTGGCTGGGGCGTGGGCCGACCGCGCGGACGCTGGAGCGTCTGGGCGGCGGGACGGTGGAGCGCATCCGTAACTTCGTCGGCCGCAACGCCTTTTCCGCCAGCTTCATCATCCGCAACGTGCCTTCGGCGCCCTTCATCGTGGTGAACATGGCCTTCGGCGCCGTGCGGGCGTCGTTCCCGGCCTATCTGGCCGGGTGCGCCCTGGGCGTGCTGCCCAAGACGGCGCTGGTCGCCTTCTTCGGCGGGTCCTTCATGGCGGCGGTCAGCGGCGACGGGGTATGGACCTCGCTGATCCTGGCGGCGGTCGCGGTCGCCTGGCTTGTGCTGATGCTGGCCGTGCGCGAATGGGTGAAGCGCCGCGAGGCGGCGCGCAACCTGTAG
- a CDS encoding rod shape-determining protein yields MLSPLFGMISNDIAMDLGTANTLIYMRGKGIVLNEPSVVALRNVGGRKIVHAVGLEAKQMLGRTPGHMEAIRPMRDGVIADFEVAEEMIKHFIRKVHNRKGFVNPKMIVCVPSGATAVERRAINDSCLNASARRVGLIDEPMAAAIGAGLPIHEPTGSMVVDIGGGTTEVAVLSLSGIVYSRSVRVGGDMMDDAIISYMRRNHNLLIGETTAERIKKDIGTARIPADGEGLSIEVKGRDLMQGVPREVKMSERQAAEALAEPVSQIVEAVKVALEATPPELAADIADKGIMLTGGGALLRGLDVEIRDHTGLPVQVADDPLSCVAIGCGKVLEHPSWMKGVLESTL; encoded by the coding sequence ATGCTTTCACCCCTCTTCGGCATGATTTCCAATGACATCGCTATGGATCTGGGGACGGCCAACACCCTGATCTACATGCGCGGCAAGGGGATCGTCCTGAACGAGCCGTCGGTTGTCGCCCTGCGCAACGTCGGCGGCCGCAAGATCGTCCACGCCGTCGGCCTGGAGGCCAAGCAGATGCTGGGCCGCACGCCGGGCCACATGGAAGCCATCCGCCCGATGCGCGACGGGGTCATCGCCGACTTCGAAGTCGCCGAGGAGATGATCAAGCACTTCATCCGCAAGGTTCACAACCGCAAGGGCTTTGTGAATCCGAAGATGATCGTCTGCGTTCCGTCGGGCGCCACGGCGGTGGAACGTCGCGCCATCAACGACTCCTGCCTGAACGCCTCGGCCCGCCGCGTCGGCCTGATCGACGAGCCCATGGCCGCCGCGATCGGCGCCGGCCTGCCGATCCACGAGCCGACCGGCTCGATGGTCGTCGACATCGGCGGCGGCACGACCGAAGTGGCCGTGCTGTCGCTGTCGGGCATCGTCTATTCGCGTTCGGTCCGCGTCGGCGGCGACATGATGGACGACGCCATCATCAGCTACATGCGCCGCAACCATAACCTGCTGATCGGCGAAACGACCGCCGAGCGCATCAAGAAGGACATCGGCACCGCCCGCATCCCGGCCGACGGCGAAGGCCTGTCGATCGAGGTCAAGGGCCGCGACCTGATGCAGGGCGTGCCGCGCGAAGTGAAGATGAGCGAGCGTCAGGCTGCTGAAGCCCTGGCGGAACCCGTCTCGCAGATCGTCGAGGCTGTGAAGGTCGCCCTGGAAGCCACGCCGCCGGAACTGGCCGCGGACATCGCCGACAAGGGCATCATGCTGACGGGCGGCGGCGCCCTGCTGCGCGGCCTGGACGTCGAGATCCGCGACCACACCGGCCTTCCGGTTCAGGTGGCCGACGATCCGCTGTCCTGCGTCGCCATCGGCTGCGGCAAGGTGCTGGAACACCCGTCGTGGATGAAGGGCGTCCTCGAGTCCACGCTCTGA
- a CDS encoding tRNA1(Val) (adenine(37)-N6)-methyltransferase, translating to MMGQDESAPASLAACVADVAECTLLGGRVRLRQPAKGYRAGMDAALLAAAVEARPGERLIEAGCGAGAVLMQVAARRPGVLLTGLERDAAAAALARQNAALNGAEARTTILDGDVARGFRALDLPPFDWAVSNPPFFDDPGALRAPAEGKRGAWMADDGLTAWAGFLLKAVREGGRIVIIHRADRLADILSLLSPKAGSFAIRPIQPYADQPAKRVLVQAIKTGKAPLRLLPALVLHDRSDAKHSPEAEAILRGEAGLGF from the coding sequence ATGATGGGTCAAGACGAGTCCGCCCCCGCCTCCCTCGCCGCCTGCGTCGCCGACGTCGCGGAATGCACCCTGCTGGGCGGACGCGTGCGTCTGCGCCAACCGGCCAAGGGCTATCGCGCGGGGATGGACGCCGCCCTGCTGGCTGCCGCCGTCGAGGCGCGCCCCGGCGAGCGGCTGATCGAGGCCGGCTGCGGCGCGGGCGCCGTGCTGATGCAGGTCGCTGCCCGGCGCCCCGGCGTCCTCCTGACCGGACTGGAGCGCGACGCCGCCGCCGCCGCCCTGGCCCGCCAGAACGCCGCCCTGAACGGCGCCGAGGCCCGCACGACCATCCTGGACGGCGACGTGGCGCGCGGCTTTCGGGCCCTGGACCTGCCGCCCTTCGACTGGGCGGTCAGCAACCCGCCCTTCTTCGACGATCCCGGCGCCCTGCGCGCCCCGGCCGAAGGCAAGCGCGGGGCCTGGATGGCTGACGACGGCCTGACGGCCTGGGCCGGCTTCCTGCTGAAGGCGGTACGCGAAGGCGGCCGCATCGTCATCATCCACCGCGCCGACCGCCTGGCGGACATCTTGTCGCTGCTGTCGCCCAAGGCCGGCTCCTTCGCCATCCGACCGATCCAGCCCTATGCGGACCAGCCGGCCAAGCGGGTGCTGGTCCAGGCGATCAAGACCGGCAAGGCGCCGCTGCGCCTGCTGCCCGCCCTGGTGCTGCACGACCGTTCCGACGCCAAGCACAGCCCGGAGGCCGAGGCGATCCTGCGCGGCGAGGCGGGGTTGGGGTTCTGA
- the mrdA gene encoding penicillin-binding protein 2, which yields MSSEPSIFFSDVNERQGSFLRRTLLLGGGATLGIVALTGRLAQLQVVQAEEYATLATNNQFNFRLVPPPRGLIKDRNGVVIAGNRPSFRVLVVRDETKDLDQTLDLLGQLLPDTLERRRTIIREVNAAPRFSPVPVKSDLTWEEFSRVNLHAAELPGVMADMNEARYYPHGGAYAHVVGYVAKVSDRDVKAIRDKGEDPPSILFNPGFRIGRQGIEKSLDLDLRGVAGGNRVEVDARGRVVAEDIAGSRPAVQGAEVVLTLDNDVQQRALEVFGEESGGCVVMDVRNGDILAMVSSPSFDPNLFVSGVPSKVYRALADYERKPLLDKAIYGTFPPGSTFKMTTALAFLDAGIDPAERVVCTGGYRYGGRTFRCWKRGGHGAMDMHNAIKNSCDTYFYHLSNRAGVDRIARVAEDLGYHQTYDIGIAGQSKGLMPTTAWVKKARPRDPVWHPGETLSVAIGQGAVAATALQQAVMVSRLANGRKAIRPRLIKSIGGKEQPSGGDVPDLPFSDQHLDIVRAGMAAVANDVTGTAYRASQLGLGDIKMAGKTGTAQSRDYKAGESRGPRNAVWSRRDHALFVAFAPHDAPRYAIALIIQHAPSGGSADAAPRAREVMKVALLKDPEMRARIERPLPPEPTGPISEEEANFGAAPDAPVDEAAPSARPAPAASSGPRPYLSEEPR from the coding sequence ATGAGCAGCGAACCGTCCATCTTCTTCTCCGACGTCAACGAGCGGCAGGGCTCATTCCTGCGCCGCACCCTTCTGCTGGGCGGTGGCGCGACGCTGGGCATCGTCGCCCTGACCGGCCGCCTGGCTCAGCTTCAGGTGGTCCAGGCCGAGGAATACGCCACCCTCGCGACCAACAACCAGTTCAACTTCCGCCTGGTCCCGCCGCCGCGCGGCCTGATCAAGGACCGCAACGGCGTCGTCATCGCCGGCAATCGGCCCAGCTTCCGGGTCCTGGTCGTGCGCGACGAGACCAAGGACCTGGACCAGACGCTGGATCTGCTGGGCCAGTTGCTGCCCGACACGCTGGAGCGCCGCCGCACCATCATCCGCGAGGTCAACGCGGCTCCGCGCTTCTCTCCGGTTCCCGTCAAGAGCGACCTGACCTGGGAGGAGTTCTCCCGGGTCAATTTGCACGCCGCCGAGCTGCCGGGCGTCATGGCCGACATGAACGAGGCCCGCTACTACCCCCACGGCGGGGCCTACGCCCATGTCGTCGGCTATGTGGCCAAGGTCTCGGACCGCGATGTGAAGGCCATCCGCGACAAGGGCGAGGATCCGCCCTCGATCCTGTTCAATCCCGGATTTCGGATTGGCCGACAAGGCATTGAAAAATCGTTAGATCTTGACCTCCGTGGCGTCGCTGGCGGCAACCGGGTCGAGGTGGACGCCCGTGGCCGCGTCGTGGCCGAGGACATCGCCGGATCGCGGCCGGCGGTGCAGGGGGCCGAGGTCGTGCTGACGCTGGACAACGACGTCCAGCAGCGCGCGCTGGAGGTCTTCGGCGAGGAGTCGGGCGGTTGCGTGGTCATGGACGTGCGCAACGGCGACATCCTGGCCATGGTGTCGTCGCCGTCGTTCGATCCCAACCTGTTCGTGTCGGGCGTGCCGTCCAAGGTCTATCGCGCCCTGGCTGACTATGAGCGCAAGCCCCTGCTAGACAAGGCCATCTACGGCACCTTCCCGCCGGGCTCGACCTTCAAGATGACGACGGCTCTGGCCTTCCTCGACGCCGGCATCGATCCTGCCGAGCGCGTCGTCTGCACCGGCGGTTATCGCTACGGCGGGCGCACCTTCCGTTGCTGGAAGCGCGGCGGGCACGGGGCGATGGACATGCACAACGCCATCAAGAACTCGTGCGACACCTACTTCTACCATCTGTCCAACCGGGCGGGCGTGGACCGGATCGCGCGGGTGGCCGAGGATCTGGGCTATCATCAGACTTATGACATCGGCATCGCCGGCCAGTCCAAGGGGCTGATGCCGACGACGGCCTGGGTCAAGAAGGCGCGGCCGCGCGATCCCGTCTGGCATCCCGGCGAGACCCTGTCCGTGGCCATCGGACAGGGGGCGGTGGCGGCCACAGCCTTGCAGCAGGCGGTCATGGTGTCGCGCCTGGCCAACGGCCGAAAGGCGATCCGGCCTCGGCTGATCAAGTCGATCGGGGGCAAGGAGCAGCCCTCGGGCGGCGACGTGCCGGACCTGCCGTTCAGCGACCAGCACCTGGACATTGTGCGCGCGGGCATGGCCGCCGTGGCCAACGACGTGACCGGCACCGCCTATCGCGCCTCGCAACTGGGCCTGGGCGACATCAAGATGGCCGGCAAGACCGGCACGGCCCAGTCGCGCGACTACAAGGCCGGGGAATCGCGCGGGCCGCGCAACGCCGTCTGGAGCCGTCGCGACCACGCCCTGTTCGTCGCCTTCGCTCCGCACGACGCGCCGCGCTACGCCATCGCCCTGATCATCCAGCACGCCCCGTCGGGCGGCTCGGCCGACGCCGCGCCGCGCGCCCGCGAGGTGATGAAGGTGGCCCTGCTGAAGGACCCCGAGATGCGCGCCCGCATCGAACGTCCCCTGCCGCCCGAGCCGACCGGCCCGATCAGCGAGGAGGAGGCCAATTTCGGCGCCGCCCCTGATGCGCCTGTCGACGAGGCTGCGCCGTCCGCCCGTCCGGCCCCCGCCGCATCCAGCGGGCCGCGCCCCTATCTGTCGGAGGAGCCGCGATGA
- a CDS encoding polyprenyl synthetase family protein — MDAALAVASRPKGDVEALVRLAKDDMAAVDALIIARMQSDVPVIPLLAEHLVSAGGKRLRPLLTVAAARAVGQADDIEGPKKLAASVEFIHTATLLHDDIVDGSEMRRGKVAAHLIWGAASSVLVGDFLFARAFELMVETDSLRALGILATASAVIAEGEVLQLTRAHDLNLDLDTYLQIIRAKTAELFAAAAESGAVGAGATDAQVAALRDYGMALGIAFQLADDALDYGGATETLGKNAGDDFNEGKATLPLLLAVQRTKGTEDLFWDRVITKGDRQPEDFERARQLILSSGALAATLDTAGDYADRAKAALQVLPAGPWRSALEDLADFAVSRAT, encoded by the coding sequence GTGGACGCAGCTCTCGCCGTCGCTTCCCGCCCCAAGGGCGATGTGGAGGCCCTTGTTCGTCTCGCCAAGGACGACATGGCGGCGGTCGACGCCCTGATCATCGCCCGCATGCAGTCCGACGTGCCCGTGATCCCCCTGCTGGCCGAGCATCTGGTGTCGGCGGGCGGCAAGCGCCTGCGGCCGCTGCTGACGGTCGCCGCCGCGCGCGCGGTCGGCCAGGCGGACGACATCGAGGGGCCCAAGAAGCTGGCCGCCTCGGTCGAGTTCATCCACACCGCCACCCTGCTGCACGACGACATCGTCGACGGCTCGGAAATGCGCCGGGGCAAGGTCGCGGCGCACCTGATCTGGGGCGCGGCCTCATCGGTGCTGGTCGGCGACTTCCTGTTCGCCCGCGCTTTCGAGCTGATGGTCGAGACGGATTCCCTGCGCGCCCTGGGCATCCTGGCCACGGCCTCGGCCGTGATCGCCGAGGGCGAGGTGCTGCAGCTGACGCGCGCCCATGACCTGAACCTGGACCTGGACACCTATCTGCAGATCATTCGCGCCAAGACGGCCGAGCTGTTCGCCGCCGCCGCCGAATCCGGCGCGGTCGGGGCGGGCGCGACGGACGCGCAGGTCGCGGCCCTGCGCGACTACGGCATGGCCCTGGGCATCGCCTTCCAGCTGGCGGACGACGCCCTGGACTATGGCGGCGCGACCGAGACCCTGGGCAAGAATGCGGGCGACGACTTCAACGAGGGCAAGGCCACCCTGCCGCTGCTGCTGGCCGTCCAGCGCACCAAGGGGACCGAGGACCTCTTCTGGGACCGCGTCATCACCAAGGGCGACCGCCAGCCCGAGGATTTCGAACGGGCCCGCCAACTGATCCTGAGCAGCGGCGCCTTAGCCGCCACGCTCGACACCGCGGGGGACTATGCCGACCGGGCCAAGGCGGCGTTGCAGGTCCTGCCTGCCGGCCCCTGGCGCTCGGCGCTGGAAGACCTGGCCGATTTCGCCGTCAGCCGGGCGACCTGA
- a CDS encoding glutathione S-transferase family protein, whose product MLKLYYSPGACAIASHIGLEEAGATYEVEKIDLRAGQQRTPEYLAINPAGVTPALATPRGVITQNAAILAYVAQTHPDARLADLDDPFAFARLQAFNGWLASSLHPAIGKALFSRPPLEGPAKDEAIQIALQKYDLAENHLLAGAWVMGADHSMADGYLMVFTRWARQAGLLDLARFPKLNAHLDLVQSRPAVQRVLNAEGLAAV is encoded by the coding sequence ATGCTGAAGCTCTATTATTCGCCCGGCGCCTGCGCCATCGCCTCGCACATCGGCCTGGAAGAGGCGGGCGCGACCTATGAGGTTGAGAAGATCGACCTGCGCGCCGGCCAGCAGCGGACGCCGGAATATCTGGCGATCAATCCGGCCGGCGTGACGCCGGCGCTGGCGACGCCCCGGGGCGTGATCACCCAGAACGCGGCCATCCTGGCCTATGTCGCGCAGACTCATCCGGACGCCAGACTGGCCGATCTGGACGACCCGTTCGCCTTCGCGCGGTTGCAGGCCTTCAACGGTTGGCTGGCGTCGTCGCTGCATCCGGCGATCGGCAAGGCGCTGTTCTCCAGGCCGCCGCTGGAGGGTCCGGCCAAGGACGAGGCGATCCAGATCGCGCTCCAGAAGTACGACCTGGCGGAAAACCACCTTCTGGCCGGCGCCTGGGTCATGGGCGCGGATCATTCGATGGCGGATGGCTATCTGATGGTTTTCACGCGCTGGGCGCGTCAGGCGGGGCTGCTGGATCTGGCGCGCTTCCCCAAGCTGAATGCGCATCTGGACCTGGTTCAGTCGCGCCCGGCCGTGCAGCGCGTGCTTAACGCCGAGGGCCTCGCCGCCGTCTGA
- a CDS encoding DUF6173 family protein, whose translation MTDPTDAAPIPKADPAMFSDCGDTPCPQPILADPKNEAAVQVEGLRMRDNPAEWAFVRLSKLIEEFEANLDKDEEIGARVVGLPGEGTMQILDVGFWGPDLIMFFGRNADGKPVRLIQHYSQINVVLSAVKKPEEREARRIGFQLSEMVQKTNPKPTG comes from the coding sequence ATGACGGACCCGACCGACGCCGCTCCCATCCCCAAGGCTGATCCGGCCATGTTCTCCGACTGCGGCGACACGCCCTGTCCGCAGCCGATTCTCGCCGATCCCAAGAATGAGGCGGCGGTCCAGGTCGAGGGCCTGCGGATGCGCGACAACCCGGCCGAGTGGGCCTTCGTCCGCCTGTCCAAGCTGATCGAGGAGTTCGAGGCCAACCTCGACAAGGACGAGGAGATCGGCGCCCGTGTCGTCGGCCTGCCGGGCGAGGGGACGATGCAGATTCTGGACGTCGGCTTCTGGGGGCCGGACCTGATCATGTTCTTCGGCCGCAACGCCGACGGCAAGCCGGTGCGTCTGATCCAGCACTACAGCCAGATCAACGTGGTGCTGAGCGCGGTCAAGAAGCCCGAGGAGCGCGAGGCGCGCCGCATCGGCTTCCAGCTCAGCGAAATGGTGCAGAAGACCAATCCGAAGCCGACGGGCTGA
- a CDS encoding alpha/beta hydrolase: MRALGLATMLVAASLAAGCGERADARTTAESTAEGAPYVLQGTQVWSVPDPVSGRDYEVFVSLPASYEAEPNRRYPVLYVTDADYAFPIIRQIARRVNLDGPVIEEFILVGLSYARGDGGADSRRRDYTPTPNGPRSSGDAVHGGGAAYQAYLKTQALPFVDQKFRTDPARRVLLGHSYGGLLGAQIMFTDPTMFGGYVLGSPSFWYDKRHMMKMEADYARTHRDLPAQVFMYVGGFEGPGPTARHDNETDMVGDMRTMERLLKSRAYPGLSVQSTVLEDEDHLTVAPVGFTRALMAVLPTRP, from the coding sequence ATGCGGGCATTGGGACTGGCGACGATGCTGGTGGCGGCGAGCCTCGCCGCGGGCTGCGGCGAGCGGGCGGACGCCCGTACAACGGCCGAATCCACCGCCGAGGGCGCGCCCTATGTGCTGCAGGGCACCCAGGTCTGGAGCGTGCCTGATCCGGTCTCGGGCCGTGACTACGAGGTCTTCGTCAGCCTGCCCGCCAGCTACGAGGCCGAGCCGAACCGGCGCTATCCGGTCCTCTATGTCACCGACGCCGACTACGCCTTCCCCATCATCCGCCAGATCGCGCGGCGCGTGAATCTGGACGGTCCGGTGATCGAGGAGTTCATCCTGGTCGGCCTGTCCTACGCCAGAGGCGACGGCGGCGCCGACAGCCGCCGCCGCGACTACACCCCGACGCCGAACGGCCCGCGCAGTTCGGGCGACGCAGTGCACGGCGGCGGAGCGGCCTATCAGGCCTATCTGAAGACCCAGGCCCTGCCCTTCGTGGACCAGAAGTTCCGGACCGATCCGGCCCGTCGCGTTCTGCTGGGCCATTCCTACGGCGGTCTGCTGGGCGCCCAGATCATGTTCACCGATCCGACGATGTTCGGCGGCTATGTGCTGGGCAGCCCCTCCTTCTGGTACGACAAGCGTCACATGATGAAGATGGAGGCGGACTACGCCCGCACCCACCGCGACCTGCCTGCTCAGGTCTTCATGTACGTCGGCGGCTTCGAAGGCCCCGGCCCCACCGCCCGCCACGACAACGAGACGGACATGGTCGGCGACATGCGCACCATGGAGCGGCTGCTGAAATCGCGCGCCTATCCGGGTCTGAGCGTGCAGTCGACCGTGCTGGAAGACGAGGACCACCTGACGGTCGCCCCCGTCGGCTTCACGCGGGCGTTGATGGCGGTCCTGCCTACCAGGCCCTAG
- a CDS encoding pyridoxal phosphate-dependent aminotransferase — MSSLQSSALARVKPSATLAVTAQARELKRQGRDVIGLGAGEPDFDTPDNIKAAAIQAINRGETKYTDADGMPELKAAIVAKFARENGLKYETNQIHVASGGKPVIYNALVATLNPGDEVIVPAPYWVSYPDMVLLAGGEPVTVIGQEADGFKLRPEVLDAAITPKTRWIILNSPSNPTGAAYTRAELEALAEVLRKHPQVWILTDDMYEHLVYGGFEYLTIAQVAPDLYDRTLTVNGVSKAYAMTGWRIGYAGGPKPLIDLMRKVASQTTSNPASISQWAAVEALNGPQDFLAERAAAFEKRRDLVVSMLNQAEGVRCPTPEGAFYVYPSIEGLIGKTAPSGVVIDNDETFTAELLSAEGVAVVQGAAFGLSPYFRVSYATSDAALEEACTRIQRFCASLK, encoded by the coding sequence ATGTCCAGCCTTCAGTCCTCCGCCCTCGCCCGCGTCAAGCCTTCGGCCACCCTGGCCGTGACCGCCCAGGCGCGCGAACTGAAACGCCAGGGTCGCGACGTCATCGGCCTGGGCGCCGGCGAGCCGGACTTCGACACCCCGGACAACATCAAGGCGGCGGCCATCCAGGCGATCAACCGCGGCGAGACCAAGTACACCGACGCCGACGGCATGCCCGAACTGAAGGCGGCCATCGTCGCCAAGTTCGCCCGCGAGAACGGCCTCAAGTACGAGACCAACCAGATTCACGTCGCCTCGGGCGGCAAGCCGGTGATCTACAACGCCCTGGTGGCCACGCTGAACCCCGGCGACGAAGTCATCGTGCCGGCGCCCTACTGGGTCTCCTACCCGGACATGGTGCTGCTGGCCGGCGGCGAGCCCGTCACCGTGATCGGCCAGGAAGCCGACGGCTTCAAGCTGCGCCCCGAGGTGCTGGACGCGGCCATCACGCCCAAGACCCGCTGGATCATCCTGAACTCGCCGTCGAACCCGACCGGCGCCGCCTATACCCGCGCCGAGCTGGAAGCCCTGGCCGAGGTGCTGCGCAAGCACCCGCAGGTCTGGATCCTGACCGACGACATGTATGAGCACCTCGTCTATGGCGGATTCGAATACCTGACGATCGCCCAGGTCGCGCCCGACCTCTACGACCGCACCCTGACGGTGAACGGCGTGTCGAAGGCGTACGCCATGACCGGCTGGCGCATCGGCTATGCGGGCGGCCCCAAGCCGCTGATCGACCTGATGCGCAAGGTGGCCAGCCAGACGACGTCCAACCCGGCCTCGATCAGCCAGTGGGCCGCGGTCGAGGCGCTGAACGGACCGCAGGACTTCCTGGCCGAACGCGCCGCCGCCTTCGAAAAGCGCCGCGACCTGGTCGTCTCCATGCTCAACCAGGCCGAAGGCGTCCGCTGCCCCACGCCGGAAGGCGCCTTCTACGTCTATCCGTCGATCGAGGGCCTGATCGGCAAGACGGCGCCGTCGGGCGTGGTCATCGACAACGACGAGACCTTCACCGCTGAACTGCTGAGCGCCGAGGGCGTGGCCGTGGTCCAGGGCGCGGCCTTCGGCCTGAGCCCCTACTTCCGCGTCAGCTACGCCACCTCGGACGCGGCGCTGGAAGAAGCCTGCACCCGCATCCAGCGCTTCTGCGCCAGCCTGAAATAA
- a CDS encoding TIGR02466 family protein has translation MSLRSLFATQVYEASLAQTRGWPELNEELLDLCLVMAEEDEAGIEWCRANHYPGYTSYGSINDLPQRFPEFAALKRLLDKHAATFAKALNFDLAKKLQLDNLWVNVLMPGGGHTGHIHPHAVLSGTIYIHVPDGASSLKIEDPRLAMMMARPGLTPEAGEAEQPFVYLKPAPGTVLMWESWLRHEVPANRAEEQRISISFNYA, from the coding sequence ATGTCCCTGCGCTCCCTCTTCGCCACCCAGGTCTATGAAGCCTCCCTCGCCCAGACGCGCGGCTGGCCCGAACTGAACGAGGAACTGCTCGACCTCTGCCTGGTCATGGCCGAGGAGGACGAGGCCGGCATCGAATGGTGCCGGGCCAACCACTATCCGGGCTACACCTCCTACGGCTCGATCAACGACCTGCCGCAGCGGTTTCCCGAGTTCGCGGCGCTGAAGCGCCTGCTGGACAAGCACGCGGCAACCTTCGCCAAGGCTCTGAATTTCGATCTGGCCAAGAAGCTCCAGCTCGACAATCTGTGGGTCAATGTCCTGATGCCCGGCGGCGGCCACACCGGCCATATCCACCCGCACGCCGTCCTGTCCGGCACCATCTACATCCACGTACCCGACGGCGCCTCTTCGCTGAAGATCGAGGACCCGCGCCTGGCCATGATGATGGCCCGCCCCGGCCTGACGCCGGAGGCCGGCGAAGCGGAACAGCCCTTCGTCTATCTGAAGCCCGCGCCCGGCACGGTGCTGATGTGGGAAAGCTGGCTGCGCCACGAGGTGCCCGCCAACCGCGCCGAGGAACAGCGCATCTCGATCAGCTTCAACTACGCCTGA